The Falco biarmicus isolate bFalBia1 chromosome 7, bFalBia1.pri, whole genome shotgun sequence genome contains the following window.
GCAGGCCatctgcattttgtattttccgAACCAACATGGGGCTACTGACGGGACTCTTCTCTTGTGTTACAGTTtgagcttttcttctctgtaccCAGGGGCTACCAGAAGGAGTGATACTGCTATCCGAGGAATAATCTGTACACTTCCTTGGAACTTCAGGGCTAGCGCTTGGGTTGagcttgctgcctgcagccagcggAGACTTTTTGATTACTTTTCTTGGTGAAGATGGACTGTTCCAAGGACTTGATCTGAGTGACACGTTAGGACTCAAATAGTTGTTTGAGTGAATGACAGGGCTCAAACTACTCATAGTATTTGTTGCAGTACTCCTGCGTCCTGACAGTGGTGATGTAGGATTACTCTCTGGATCAGAAGAGCTATTTGCTGAAGATTCATCACCAACAAACTGAAGTTCCTCAACTCTCTTATTAAGGGATCCAGCCTTCTTAAGGCTCTTGCTGGTATCTTCATCACGGTTCTTGTCTTTGggaacttttttctttggaggTTTCATGCCTATGAGGATGACTTTCATGCCGgtctctttcttttcagcacTCATAAAGTCATGAGCACGTATGGCAGCATCTACTTCTTCAAATTCTATAATTGCACATTCCTGAGTTCCCAGTTGGGTGTACCGATTGCTGATCCTCTTGATATCAGGTGGTAGATCTCTACCAGGCTTGAGAATACGAACTGATGAAATTACACCAAAAGTTACAAAGGCTTTGAGGAGATGTTCCATTATCCTTTCTTGCATGCATccattttcttggtttttaaGAGCCTGCAGCTCAGAAATCATGTGGATATCATACACCAGTAACATCCTGGTAGGTAGGTTTTCACTTGGAAACACTGGAACTGGATTATTTCTTCTAACCTTTTTGTTATCATCGTTCAGCTCAAGAGTGTCTGAGTACTTCAGGGCATAGGCTGTAGTTCTCCAGTCACGGGTAAGGTGCTTCACCTTGAAGATGCATACAGGTTAAGCAACACAACCGATCAAACCCACTCAAACTAACTACAGAAAGTTTAAGGCAGATGCAGGCTCTAGTCTACAAACGGGGATTTAAGTTTCATGTAGCAGACTTAAAGTGAAAAAGTAAACAGTTTTCCTGCTATGATGGGCATCAGTGAGCTAAAGCTCAATGCCCTGTTGAATCTGGTGAAAATAGGAACTGCCCCTAAATCTCACACTGAAACTCATTACTTTACCTTAAAGCCTGCTCAAGTCATTGATGTTCAGTCATTCCATATCTAGGTCTGAACCATGACCAAAATGCATATGCTGTGgggtttattttgcaaaatgagCCAAACAAGTAGTTTTGCCAAGTTTAGGGCTGCACTTTGCTGAACTGATTTTTCCTCCCTCAAAAATGCCTGtttaaaaaacctcaaaacgTCTCCATTTCCAAGAAGTGTTTTAA
Protein-coding sequences here:
- the LARP6 gene encoding la-related protein 6 codes for the protein MAQRPAGSGSVQLRVPVRAEAAAGGGAAGGSCSEEDSGRCGRSSGGENDDDSDQNWKPPENDLIQKLVTQIEYYFSDENLEKDAFLLKHVRRNKMGYVSVKLLTSFKKVKHLTRDWRTTAYALKYSDTLELNDDNKKVRRNNPVPVFPSENLPTRMLLVYDIHMISELQALKNQENGCMQERIMEHLLKAFVTFGVISSVRILKPGRDLPPDIKRISNRYTQLGTQECAIIEFEEVDAAIRAHDFMSAEKKETGMKVILIGMKPPKKKVPKDKNRDEDTSKSLKKAGSLNKRVEELQFVGDESSANSSSDPESNPTSPLSGRRSTATNTMSSLSPVIHSNNYLSPNVSLRSSPWNSPSSPRKVIKKSPLAAGSKLNPSASPEVPRKCTDYSSDSSITPSGSPWVQRRKAQTVTQEKSPVSSPMLVRKIQNADGLPVGVLRLPWGPDGTKGFHGGCERRKATKNE